A region from the Bactrocera dorsalis isolate Fly_Bdor chromosome 1, ASM2337382v1, whole genome shotgun sequence genome encodes:
- the LOC125775856 gene encoding protein toll-like, with amino-acid sequence MSLALANALKYITKLQPENYEGGKIGSTVINFSGNRLREFTLDWLEAVKIPCPFEINLEHNLIENIFALQNSNGSSADCAPEIKMTGNPIVCDCKFAWIYSENYRSLFNGSQCVQTSTKLVKDLAQLERNELCAWEPVMCPSECNCYTQFEFLHINCKGAQHIEQLPRPEQVGLKSSVLDISNNNFIALPLNTTFGYGNVSQLNASSNKITSIYISQLPTNLTGLDLRNNRLISLNDEFLRTYLNESTKLQFLYLSENPWFCDCSTLQLLYTIRTHRTRIPDADQLLCVNLPNDTLLIANMRELCPTPVTVEHNQYLILTLISVGLTIIILLCIIVLFYKYKLEVKVWLYNHNILRFCIRECELDKHKTFDAFISYAHQDADFVNHTLLPRLEQCEPPFRVCTHERNWLAGAYIPEQIIESVEQSRRTIIVLSQHFIESDWARMEFRTAHQCSLNEGRARIIMIKYGEISKSELLDRELKAYLDMNTYLDWQDVRFWDKLRYAMPHKVGVERSSDMLKINGRMYVMGQVVTNRLGDEMV; translated from the coding sequence ATGAGTTTGGCTTTAGCCAACGCCCTTAAATATATTACCAAGTTGCAACCAGAAAATTACGAAGGTGGCAAGATTGGCTCAACAGTAATCAATTTTAGTGGCAATCGTTTGCGCGAATTTACTTTGGATTGGCTTGAGGCAGTGAAAATTCCATGCCCTTTTGAAATAAACCTAGAGCACAATctgattgaaaacatttttgctttaCAAAATTCCAACGGTTCGAGTGCCGATTGCGCACCCGAAATCAAAATGACTGGTAATCCGATCGTGTGCGATTGTAAATTTGCTTGGATTTACAGTGAAAACTATCGTTCGCTGTTCAATGGTTCACAGTGCGTTCAGACGTCAACCAAACTAGTAAAAGATCTCGCGCAACTGGAACGTAATGAACTGTGTGCTTGGGAACCAGTAATGTGCCCCAGCGAATGCAATTGTTACACACAATTTGAATTCCTGCACATCAATTGCAAGGGTGCGCAACACATCGAACAGCTCCCTCGCCCCGAGCAAGTTGGCCTCAAGAGTTCGGTACTCGACATTAGCAATAACAATTTCATTGCATTGCCGCTAAACACCACCTTCGGGTATGGTAACGTTTCGCAACTCAACGCGTCGTCCAATAAAATCACAAGCATATATATCAGTCAACTGCCAACCAATTTGACGGGTTTGGATCTACGAAATAATCGCTTAATATCTTTAAATGATGAATTTTTACGTACATATCTCAATGAGAGCACAAAACTACAATTTCTCTATCTAAGTGAAAATCCTTGGTTTTGCGACTGTTCCACGCTGCAATTGCTGTACACCATACGAACACATCGGACACGCATACCCGATGCCGACCAGTTACTCTGTGTTAATCTGCCGAACGATACACTCCTAATTGCAAATATGAGAGAATTGTGTCCAACTCCTGTTACGGTTGAACATAATCAGTACTTGATTTTAACTTTGATTAGCGTGGGgttaacaattattattttactttgcatTATCGTACtcttctataaatataaattagaagtGAAAGTCTGGTTATATAATCACAACATATTGAGATTTTGCATTCGCGAATGTGAGCTGGATAAGCATAAAACATTCGATGCGTTTATTTCGTATGCTCACCAGGATGCAGACTTCGTCAACCATACATTGCTGCCACGACTCGAGCAGTGCGAACCACCATTTCGTGTATGCACGCACGAACGCAATTGGCTAGCTGGCGCTTATATACCTGAACAAATCATTGAATCGGTGGAACAGTCGCGTCGGACGATCATTGTGCTTTCGCAGCACTTCATCGAGTCGGATTGGGCGCGCATGGAGTTTCGCACAGCGCATCAGTGCTCGTTGAACGAGGGTCGTGCGCGCATAATAATGATTAAATATGGAGAAATCTCGAAAAGCGAGTTATTAGACAGAGAACTAAAGGCATATTTGGACATGAATACATATCTGGATTGGCAAGACGTCAGATTTTGGGACAAATTACGCTACGCCATGCCACATAAAGTGGGTGTAGAGAGGAGTTCCGATATGCTAAAAATTAACGGCAGAATGTATGTTATGGGACAAGTTGTGACGAATCGTTTGGGTGACGAAATGGTTTAA
- the LOC125778694 gene encoding protein toll-like, which yields MNMNKLKVRNLCVILAYILTQLIINNKILLAHTTEMELIKTTVEPVSTWAADCFKDEKTTCDCYGDADFSCKIADGRNYIYISFNSNLRELFVLCSINTETNINFLLQHKFQSILLKTRYFKVTNCKRFTYEIYMNGKVRKILIKMYELNKVTIVHNTDLAAEPVEYMAEPMKMVHLQLIIKSNRNEIREADIISIRHDILLYKQNLLETFALSVQGLRNQYISLQNLSQTFFKKFTALRQLDLAGNNMKMLDANIFAAQTKLNSLNLSRNEIRELPESLFAYQPQLLILDLSHNLLTYLTPHIFDHTPRLWQLILGGNQLHDTTNIMENLKPLHYLHRLDVSQNQLQTIWSTDTSVNRTLRLLTNFLYSYKGMTLDLADGLKYITKLQPENYNGGKINSTVINFSGNRLREFTLDWLVAANISCPFEINLEHNLIENFFALQNFFSATADCAPEIKMTGNPIVCDCKLAWVYSENYRSLFNGLQCIQTSTKLVKDLAQLERKELCAWEPVMCPSECNCYTQFEFLHINCNGAQHIEQLPRPEQVGLKSSVLDISNNNFIALPLNTTFGYGNVSQLNASYNKITSINISQLPTNLTVLDLRNNRLISLNDEFLRTYLNESTKLQFLYLSENPWFCNCSTLQLLHTIRTHRTRIPDAEQLLCVNQPNDTLLMANVRELCPTPVDAKYYKDLITTLISVGLTIIISLCIISLFYKYKLEVEVWLYSHNILRCCIRECELDKHKTFDAFISYAHQDADFVNHTLLPRLEQCEPPFRICTHERNWLVGAYIPEQIIESVEQSRRTIIVLSQHFIESDWARMEFRTAHQCSLNEGRARIIMIKFGEISKSELLDRELKAYLDMNTYLDWQDVRFWDKLRYAMPHKVGVERNTDMLKINGRMYVMGQVEMNRLADDIV from the coding sequence ATGAATATGAACAAATTAAAAGTACGGAATTTGTGTGTAATACTCGCCTACATACTTACTCAACTGAtcataaacaacaaaattctGTTGGCGCACACTACCGAAATGGAGTTAATCAAAACTACTGTTGAACCGGTCTCCACTTGGGCCGCCGATTGCTTTAAAGATGAGAAGACTACTTGTGACTGCTATGGTGATGCCGATTTTTCTTGTAAAATTGCGGACGGACgcaattatatttatatcagTTTTAATTCAAACTTACGGGAACTATTTGTATTGTGCTCCATAAACACAGAAACTAATATCAATTTTCTACTTCAGCACAAATTTCAGtcaattttactaaaaacacGTTATTTCAAAGTGACGAATTGCAAGAGATTTACATACGAAATCTATATGAATGGCAAAGTGCggaaaattctaataaaaatgtatgagcTTAATAAAGTAACAATAGTCCATAACACTGACCTTGCTGCAGAACCAGTGGAATATATGGCTGAACCCATGAAAATGGTTCACCTACAATTGATTATTAAATCAAATCGTAATGAAATTCGAGAAGCAGATATTATAAGCATACGACATGACATATTACTTTATAAGCAGAATCTACTGGAAACGTTTGCGCTTAGCGTACAAGGCCTAAGAAACCAGTACATATCGCTGCAAAACTTGTCGCaaacattctttaaaaaattcacTGCGCTCAGACAGCTTGACTTAGCaggaaataatatgaaaatgttgGACGCCAACATCTTTGCAGCGCAAACAAAATTGAATAGTCTGAATTTGAGCCGTAATGAAATTCGTGAATTGCCCGAAAGTCTGTTTGCATATCAGCCTCAACTTCTCATACTGGATCTGAGCCACAATTTATTGACATATTTAACACCACACATTTTCGATCACACTCCTCGGCTATGGCAGTTGATACTTGGAGGCAATCAACTGCACGACACCACAAATATTATGGAAAATCTGAAACCGTTGCATTATCTACATAGGCTAGACGTAAGTCAGAACCAACTGCAAACTATTTGGAGCACCGATACTTCCGTCAATAGAACGCTAAGGCTACTGACAAATTTTCTATACAGCTATAAGGGTATGACTTTGGATTTAGCTGACGGTCTTAAATATATTACCAAGTTGCAACCAGAAAATTACAATGGTGGCAAGATTAACTCAACAGTAATCAATTTTAGTGGCAATCGTCTGCGCGAATTCACTTTAGATTGGCTTGTAGCAGCGAACATTTCATGCCCTTTTGAAATAAACCTAGAGCACAATCtgattgaaaacttttttgctttacaaaatttcttcaGTGCAACTGCCGATTGTGCGCCCGAAATCAAAATGACTGGTAATCCGATCGTGTGCGATTGTAAATTGGCTTGGGTTTACAGTGAAAACTATCGTTCGCTGTTCAATGGTTTGCAGTGCATTCAGACGTCAACCAAACTAGTAAAAGATCTCGCGCAACTGGAACGTAAAGAACTGTGTGCTTGGGAACCAGTAATGTGCCCCAGCGAATGCAATTGTTACACACAATTTGAATTCCTGCACATCAATTGCAACGGTGCGCAACATATCGAACAGCTCCCACGCCCCGAGCAAGTTGGGCTCAAGAGTTCGGTACTCGATATTAGCAATAACAATTTCATTGCATTGCCGCTAAATACCACCTTCGGCTATGGTAACGTTTCGCAACTCAACGCGTCGTACAATAAAATCACGAGCATAAATATCAGTCAACTGCCAACCAATTTGACGGTTTTGGATTTACGAAATAATCGCTTAATATCTTTAAATGATGAATTTTTACGTACATACCTCAATGAGAGCACAAAACTACAATTTCTCTATCTAAGTGAAAATCCTTGGTTTTGCAACTGTTCCACACTGCAACTGCTGCACACCATACGTACACATCGGACACGCATACCCGATGCCGAACAGTTACTCTGTGTTAATCAGCCGAACGATACACTCCTAATGGCAAATGTGAGAGAATTATGTCCAACTCCTGTTGATGCTAAATATTATAAGGACTTGATTACAACTTTGATTAGTGTAGGGTTAAcaattattatttcactttgcaTTATCTCACTCTTctacaaatataaattagaagTGGAAGTCTGGTTGTATAGCCACAACATATTGAGATGTTGCATTCGCGAATGTGAGCTGGATAAGCATAAAACATTCGATGCGTTTATTTCATATGCACACCAGGATGCAGACTTTGTCAACCATACATTGCTGCCGCGACTCGAACAGTGCGAACCACCATTTCGGATATGCACGCACGAACGCAATTGGCTGGTTGGCGCTTATATACCTGAACAAATCATCGAATCGGTGGAACAGTCGCGTCGGACGATCATTGTGCTCTCGCAGCACTTCATCGAGTCGGATTGGGCGCGCATGGAGTTTCGCACAGCGCATCAGTGCTCGTTGAACGAGGGTCGTGCGCGCATAATAATGATTAAATTTGGAGAAATCTCGAAAAGTGAGTTACTGGACAGAGAACTAAAGGCATATTTGGATATGAATACATATCTGGATTGGCAAGATGTCAGATTTTGGGACAAATTACGCTACGCCATGCCACATAAGGTGGGTGTAGAGAGGAATACCGATATGCTAAAAATTAACGGTAGAATGTATGTTATGGGACAAGTTGAGATGAATCGTTTGGCTGACGACattgtttaa